A genomic window from Streptomyces sp. NBC_00234 includes:
- the rpsI gene encoding 30S ribosomal protein S9, which yields MAETTVETPVEGTEGEETFAEVTTFESEVPVEGEYTSESLAGRFGDPQPAAGLGRRKNAIARVRIVPGTGKWKINGRTLEDYFPNKVHQQEVNEPFKVLELDGRYDVIARISGGGVSGQAGALRLGVARALNEADVDNNRAALKKAGFLSRDDRAVERKKAGLKKARKAPQYSKR from the coding sequence GTGGCCGAGACCACTGTTGAGACGCCCGTCGAGGGCACCGAGGGCGAAGAGACCTTCGCCGAGGTGACCACCTTCGAGTCGGAGGTCCCCGTCGAGGGTGAGTACACCTCCGAGTCGCTCGCAGGCCGCTTCGGCGACCCGCAGCCCGCGGCCGGCCTTGGCCGTCGCAAGAACGCCATCGCCCGCGTCCGGATCGTTCCGGGCACCGGCAAGTGGAAGATCAACGGTCGCACCCTTGAGGACTACTTCCCCAACAAGGTGCACCAGCAGGAAGTCAACGAGCCCTTCAAGGTGCTCGAGCTCGACGGCCGCTACGACGTCATCGCCCGCATCTCGGGTGGCGGCGTCTCCGGTCAGGCCGGCGCCCTGCGCCTCGGCGTGGCCCGCGCGCTGAACGAGGCGGACGTGGACAACAACCGCGCCGCGCTCAAGAAGGCCGGCTTCCTCTCCCGTGACGACCGTGCGGTCGAGCGCAAGAAGGCCGGTCTCAAGAAGGCCCGTAAGGCCCCGCAGTACAGCAAGCGCTAA